The following are encoded together in the Pseudidiomarina andamanensis genome:
- a CDS encoding glycosyltransferase → MQPVNIICIKWGKKYGSDYVNTLYSMVSRNISLPYRFVCFTDDAEGIRDEVEVKPIPEIGFEDFDQRKPWTFAHGWLKLTCFADPLYDLQGPTLFLDLDIVIVGSLDEFFEPEGEFLVIKEWDKSDATGNTSVFRFNIGAHVDALEHLKADPVGSRKDVRNEQEFITQFVARQGKLKYWPAQWCRSFKRHCLRPFPLSFFQQPRIPEGAKVIIFHGRPHPDDALAGRSGKWYRKVLPTTWIKEYWR, encoded by the coding sequence ATGCAGCCAGTTAATATTATTTGTATCAAATGGGGCAAAAAGTACGGCTCTGATTACGTCAACACATTGTACTCAATGGTCAGCCGCAATATTTCATTGCCATATCGCTTTGTTTGCTTCACTGATGACGCTGAAGGAATTCGCGATGAAGTTGAAGTAAAGCCAATTCCAGAGATTGGGTTTGAAGATTTTGATCAACGCAAGCCATGGACGTTTGCTCACGGTTGGTTGAAGCTAACCTGCTTCGCTGATCCGCTATATGACTTGCAAGGCCCTACGTTATTCCTCGACCTTGATATTGTTATTGTTGGAAGCTTAGACGAGTTTTTTGAGCCTGAAGGTGAATTCTTGGTTATCAAAGAATGGGACAAATCAGACGCAACCGGTAATACCTCGGTATTCCGCTTTAACATCGGTGCACATGTTGATGCCTTAGAGCACCTAAAGGCCGATCCGGTTGGCTCGCGAAAGGATGTCCGCAACGAACAAGAGTTTATAACGCAGTTTGTTGCGCGCCAAGGCAAGTTAAAATATTGGCCAGCGCAATGGTGCCGGAGCTTTAAACGTCATTGTTTGCGGCCATTCCCGTTAAGTTTCTTCCAGCAGCCGCGTATTCCTGAAGGCGCGAAGGTGATCATTTTCCATGGCCGCCCACATCCAGATGATGCACTGGCTGGTCGTAGCGGGAAATGGTACCGCAAGGTACTTCCGACAACTTGGATCAAAGAGTACTGGCGCTAA
- the mutY gene encoding A/G-specific adenine glycosylase: MIDKTSSAIITPLSTLKFSETLTLWQKVHGRNDLPWQQEITPYRVLVSELMLQQTQVTTVIPYFERWLQHFPTVVALAEASEDEVMTQWQGLGYYSRARNLHKAAKFVVNELNGQLPDNAEQLREVPGVGPYTAGAISAFAFNKPAAIVDGNVKRLFSRYFGIEGDISSAKVNKTIWSYAERYTPTVNNRRYAQALLDLGATVCTPRSPDCQQCPIRTSCNAYATGRVDILPEKKAKKKIPTRRGYFVLDLTTDGVILTQRSGDGIWPRLWCLPQILEPLETASIHGSFKHIFSHYKLDATVIIESAEQFGQRIPLEQLDNYGLPTPIRKYLNTLRV; the protein is encoded by the coding sequence ATGATTGATAAGACTTCTAGCGCCATCATTACGCCATTGAGCACATTAAAGTTCAGCGAAACTCTAACTTTATGGCAGAAAGTTCATGGTCGGAATGACCTCCCTTGGCAACAGGAAATTACGCCTTATCGCGTGTTAGTAAGCGAACTCATGTTGCAGCAAACTCAGGTAACTACTGTCATCCCTTATTTTGAGCGTTGGCTACAACATTTCCCGACTGTCGTAGCATTGGCTGAAGCTTCTGAAGATGAGGTGATGACCCAATGGCAAGGGCTGGGGTACTACTCGCGGGCCAGAAACTTACACAAAGCTGCAAAGTTTGTCGTAAACGAACTAAATGGGCAACTGCCAGATAATGCTGAGCAACTCAGAGAGGTTCCCGGTGTTGGCCCTTACACAGCAGGCGCAATTTCGGCGTTTGCATTTAATAAACCAGCAGCGATAGTTGATGGCAATGTGAAACGTCTCTTTAGTCGCTATTTTGGAATTGAAGGCGATATTTCGTCAGCAAAGGTCAACAAAACTATTTGGTCCTACGCAGAGCGGTATACGCCAACCGTTAATAACCGGCGCTACGCACAAGCGCTGCTTGATCTTGGTGCAACTGTCTGTACACCTCGTTCACCGGATTGCCAACAGTGTCCCATAAGGACAAGTTGTAATGCCTATGCAACAGGTCGCGTTGATATTCTGCCCGAGAAGAAAGCGAAGAAAAAAATACCAACACGTCGTGGCTACTTCGTACTTGACCTAACCACAGATGGCGTCATTTTAACGCAACGCTCAGGGGACGGTATTTGGCCTCGACTATGGTGCTTACCTCAAATATTGGAACCATTAGAAACAGCTTCAATTCATGGAAGCTTTAAACATATTTTTTCTCACTATAAGCTAGACGCGACGGTCATTATTGAATCAGCAGAACAATTTGGCCAACGAATACCTTTAGAACAATTAGATAACTATGGATTACCTACCCCTATTCGTAAATATCTTAATACGTTGCGTGTATAA
- the waaA gene encoding lipid IV(A) 3-deoxy-D-manno-octulosonic acid transferase: MTVWYRLLIRLLTPLVFIYLWLRGAKAPAYRKRWSERLALHDFPPQARDGIVIHCVSVGETVAARGLIESVLRTYPHLSVTLTSMTPTAAEMALKLFGDRVFHSYLPIDTPAAMQRFVSKLSPRLLIVLETEIWPCLLEQCQLRNIPVLVVNARMSERSAKGYQKYAWLLGPIWQSVDFIAAQTKGSAERFASLQVPANKLAVRGNLKHDFQVSDDLRQQSQSWRDELNRPVLVAASTHEGEDVQILEAFSLVLEPHPTALLIIVPRHPERFDAVARLIEQKQFNFVRRSAEQAIQAAHQVFLADSMGELLLWYAVADAAFVGGSLIERGGHNPLEPIATQTPVISGPHVFNFDEIYQRLKAVNGVQIVTDARTLAAVWNEWLRDPKKTAEYAKRAFDEFANDQGATEAILKDIKRFLPLTHGTENVRTMSMIKTTKPNNNTEIWYDPSVLEGCTTKHFEANFWRSQNKIKGSATGRSTAFFIDVGEHGLLLRHYYRGGLVGKFNKDRFKREPISSSRAMAEFSLLLKLRELKLPVPRPVAARFVKAPIWGYRADILVEVIPGAQDLFKLLLQRPLVASEWQQVGNTIRELHCAGVYHSDLNCHNIMLDDSSKCWIVDFDKCGFRAEGEWREANLRRLLRSFNKELTKAKETNQAFHFDETRDWPLLVEAYS; this comes from the coding sequence ATGACCGTTTGGTATAGATTGCTCATTCGGCTCCTGACGCCATTGGTATTTATTTACCTGTGGCTTCGCGGAGCGAAGGCTCCAGCCTATCGAAAACGCTGGAGTGAGCGCCTTGCTCTTCATGATTTTCCCCCACAAGCTCGCGATGGCATTGTAATTCACTGTGTTTCGGTTGGTGAAACGGTCGCGGCTAGGGGGCTTATCGAGAGCGTTTTACGGACCTATCCGCACCTTTCGGTGACATTGACATCAATGACACCGACAGCGGCTGAAATGGCGCTGAAACTGTTTGGTGACCGCGTCTTTCATAGTTACCTGCCGATTGATACGCCAGCAGCGATGCAGCGCTTTGTGAGTAAACTTAGCCCTCGCTTGCTGATTGTACTTGAAACCGAAATTTGGCCTTGCTTGCTCGAGCAATGTCAGCTGCGAAACATACCTGTTTTAGTTGTTAACGCACGGATGTCGGAACGTTCTGCAAAAGGCTATCAAAAATATGCTTGGTTGCTTGGACCCATCTGGCAGAGCGTTGATTTTATTGCGGCGCAAACCAAAGGTAGCGCCGAGCGCTTTGCATCACTCCAAGTACCGGCCAATAAACTCGCCGTGCGGGGAAATTTAAAGCACGATTTTCAGGTGAGTGATGACCTACGCCAACAATCCCAAAGCTGGCGTGATGAATTAAACCGCCCGGTACTAGTCGCTGCCAGTACGCATGAAGGAGAAGATGTACAAATTCTTGAAGCGTTTAGCTTGGTATTGGAACCGCACCCAACAGCGCTGTTAATCATCGTTCCGCGTCACCCAGAGCGTTTCGATGCTGTCGCTCGATTGATTGAACAGAAGCAGTTTAACTTTGTGCGCCGAAGTGCAGAGCAAGCAATACAGGCTGCTCATCAAGTTTTTCTTGCTGATTCAATGGGTGAGTTATTGTTGTGGTATGCCGTCGCAGATGCCGCTTTTGTTGGTGGAAGCCTGATTGAGCGAGGCGGGCATAACCCACTAGAGCCAATTGCAACCCAAACGCCAGTTATATCCGGGCCCCACGTATTCAATTTTGATGAAATTTATCAGCGCTTAAAAGCGGTGAACGGTGTTCAGATTGTGACTGATGCGAGAACGTTAGCCGCTGTTTGGAATGAGTGGTTAAGGGATCCCAAGAAAACAGCTGAATATGCTAAGCGTGCATTTGATGAATTTGCTAACGACCAAGGTGCAACCGAAGCTATTTTGAAGGATATCAAACGCTTCCTACCTTTGACGCACGGCACCGAAAACGTAAGGACGATGTCGATGATAAAAACTACGAAGCCGAACAATAACACAGAGATTTGGTATGACCCGTCGGTTCTAGAAGGGTGCACAACGAAACATTTTGAGGCGAATTTTTGGCGGAGCCAGAATAAAATCAAGGGGTCGGCCACCGGGCGTAGCACTGCATTTTTTATTGATGTTGGAGAACATGGATTATTATTGCGACATTATTATCGAGGTGGTTTGGTTGGTAAGTTTAACAAAGATCGCTTCAAGCGGGAACCAATCTCTAGCAGTCGTGCCATGGCGGAGTTTTCGTTGTTGCTTAAACTGCGTGAATTGAAACTACCAGTACCACGACCGGTGGCAGCACGTTTTGTAAAAGCGCCAATATGGGGCTATCGCGCAGATATTCTGGTTGAGGTGATTCCAGGTGCTCAAGACTTATTTAAATTACTATTACAGCGGCCTCTAGTTGCATCAGAGTGGCAACAGGTTGGCAATACAATACGCGAGTTGCATTGTGCTGGGGTTTATCATTCTGATTTAAATTGCCATAACATCATGCTTGATGACAGCAGTAAGTGCTGGATTGTGGATTTTGATAAATGTGGATTTAGAGCAGAAGGTGAATGGCGTGAAGCTAACCTGCGGCGCTTACTACGCTCATTTAATAAAGAGTTAACAAAAGCAAAAGAGACCAATCAAGCATTTCACTTCGATGAAACACGAGATTGGCCACTTTTAGTTGAGGCATATAGCTGA
- a CDS encoding glutamate-5-semialdehyde dehydrogenase gives MSTQLAEQISKRAAVAARAVANLSEANKNQVLQRMADAIRAAKSTILAVNEKDMAAGKEKGLSEAMLDRLQLNDERIEGMASAIEEIIGLSDPVGERKHFETRPNGIQVDKMRIPLGVICMIYEARPNVTADAGALCFKSGNAVILRCGREAIETSKAIADALHQALRDSDLPEDVITVVPSPDRELMTELLKQDKYVDLVIPRGGEGLIHFVSDNSKIPVIQHYKGVCHLYIDKDADLDKALNILLNGKTQRTGVCNALEGLVVHQDIAPTFLPVAAKALAEKGVVIHSDSASAGYFDNPDVIADDAFGEEYLALEIAVKTVKDFDQALDHIHNFGSGHTEVIVTENKEAADRFIREVDSAVTMANASSRFSDGGQLGLGAEIGISTSKLHAYGPMGLQALTTEKFVVTGTGQIRE, from the coding sequence ATGAGTACTCAGTTAGCTGAACAAATTTCAAAACGCGCAGCGGTTGCTGCCCGTGCTGTTGCCAACTTATCAGAAGCAAACAAAAATCAAGTATTGCAACGCATGGCGGACGCCATTCGCGCAGCCAAGAGCACTATTTTGGCAGTGAATGAGAAAGACATGGCAGCCGGAAAAGAAAAAGGCTTATCAGAAGCCATGCTAGACCGACTGCAACTAAATGACGAGCGCATCGAAGGAATGGCTAGCGCCATCGAAGAGATTATCGGACTCTCTGATCCGGTTGGTGAGCGCAAACATTTTGAAACGCGTCCAAATGGTATTCAAGTGGACAAAATGCGCATTCCGTTGGGCGTTATCTGTATGATTTATGAAGCGCGTCCAAATGTGACCGCCGATGCTGGCGCTCTATGCTTTAAATCTGGTAATGCTGTTATCTTACGCTGCGGCCGAGAAGCCATTGAAACCAGTAAAGCTATTGCTGATGCGCTTCATCAAGCTCTTCGTGATAGCGACTTACCAGAAGACGTGATTACTGTCGTACCGTCGCCTGATCGTGAATTGATGACCGAGTTACTGAAGCAAGACAAGTATGTAGATTTGGTTATTCCTCGCGGTGGCGAAGGCCTAATTCATTTTGTTAGTGACAACAGTAAGATTCCGGTGATTCAGCACTATAAAGGCGTGTGTCATTTATACATCGACAAAGATGCAGATCTGGACAAAGCTTTAAACATCTTATTAAACGGTAAGACTCAACGTACTGGCGTATGTAATGCGCTCGAAGGTCTCGTCGTACATCAAGATATCGCACCAACATTTTTACCAGTTGCTGCAAAAGCGTTAGCTGAAAAAGGTGTTGTGATTCACTCAGACAGTGCTTCAGCTGGCTATTTTGATAATCCAGATGTGATTGCCGACGATGCGTTTGGTGAAGAGTACTTGGCGCTTGAAATTGCCGTGAAAACCGTGAAAGACTTTGATCAAGCACTTGATCATATCCACAACTTTGGCAGCGGTCATACCGAAGTTATCGTCACCGAGAACAAAGAAGCTGCTGACCGCTTTATTCGTGAAGTCGATTCAGCCGTGACTATGGCAAATGCTTCTTCTCGATTCAGCGATGGCGGTCAACTTGGCTTAGGTGCTGAGATTGGTATTTCTACCAGTAAGCTACATGCATACGGTCCGATGGGCTTACAAGCACTTACTACCGAGAAGTTTGTAGTAACTGGTACTGGACAGATACGCGAGTAA
- the proB gene encoding glutamate 5-kinase → MKMPSWHRAVLKVGSALIAPDDTGTSSKYLLAIARFIIECHERGQEIVLVSSGSAAAGRKHISFDGDQLPVTIKKAMAAVGQNDMMANWSRFFDFPCAQVLMTHGDLRDRARYVSVRNTLRTLLEHDVLPIVNENDALATDEMKVGDNDNLAAMVATLVDADALFICSDIDGLFDADPRVKPDAKKIPEVDEITEEIFALAGGTTNKIATGGMRTKIEAAEKATSHGIDTYIVNGRKGETFEHMLRGDNPGTLFKRQQDPMSNKKHWLRHTLISQGELVIDEESAAALGRGESLTTSGIVDVQGDFNRGDAVVIRCGSTAEAIGKGICQYSSHELMHIKGQEISDIAEAYGYSPISEVIESNDLMILEDE, encoded by the coding sequence ATGAAGATGCCTTCCTGGCACCGTGCTGTACTAAAAGTAGGCAGTGCGTTGATTGCACCAGACGATACAGGAACGAGCAGTAAATACTTATTAGCTATCGCTCGATTTATTATTGAGTGTCATGAGCGCGGACAGGAAATTGTTCTCGTTTCATCGGGTAGCGCTGCAGCTGGCAGAAAACATATCAGCTTTGATGGCGATCAGCTTCCGGTGACGATAAAAAAAGCGATGGCTGCTGTTGGACAAAACGACATGATGGCAAACTGGTCGCGTTTTTTTGACTTCCCGTGTGCTCAAGTATTGATGACGCATGGCGACTTACGCGATCGCGCTCGTTATGTCAGTGTCCGAAACACACTTCGAACATTGTTAGAACACGATGTATTACCTATCGTTAATGAGAACGATGCGTTAGCTACCGATGAAATGAAAGTTGGTGATAACGATAATCTCGCGGCAATGGTTGCTACCCTCGTTGACGCTGATGCGTTATTCATCTGCTCCGATATTGACGGATTATTTGATGCTGATCCGCGAGTAAAGCCTGATGCGAAAAAAATTCCAGAGGTGGACGAGATCACTGAGGAAATTTTTGCGCTAGCTGGCGGCACCACAAATAAAATTGCGACAGGCGGCATGCGTACCAAGATTGAGGCGGCTGAAAAAGCGACCTCTCACGGTATCGATACGTATATCGTGAATGGTCGGAAAGGCGAAACCTTCGAGCACATGTTACGCGGTGACAACCCGGGCACTTTGTTCAAGCGCCAGCAAGATCCAATGAGCAATAAAAAACACTGGTTGCGCCACACCTTGATTTCGCAGGGTGAACTGGTTATCGACGAGGAATCTGCAGCAGCACTTGGCCGCGGCGAGTCGTTAACAACAAGCGGTATTGTAGATGTTCAAGGCGATTTCAATCGCGGTGATGCCGTGGTGATTCGTTGCGGAAGTACGGCTGAGGCAATCGGTAAAGGCATTTGCCAATATAGCTCACACGAATTGATGCACATAAAAGGGCAAGAAATAAGTGATATAGCCGAAGCATACGGCTACAGCCCAATCTCTGAAGTAATTGAGAGTAACGATTTAATGATACTGGAGGACGAATGA
- a CDS encoding cryptochrome/photolyase family protein, which translates to MTTQSSFRPLTEFSLNRRPDDSIATLALVLGDQLNAGHSWFKTVDNNRLFVLMEVREETDYTQHHIQKVVGFFAAMRNFANALSNAGHKVCYIELDDPNNLQSVTKNLSLLLKILPKAQQVQLQQPDEYRVDHYLQDWAEHQSVEVKWYGSEHFLTQRSVLNDWFPDKESFLMESFYRRVRQQTGYLMENDKPIGGKWNFDKENRNKLANKQDVPSPLLFSHDVTDIVTMLEKKEVGTIGRIDSQRFIWPTSRLESRQLLDFFVENLLENFGRYQDAMHTDHWSLFHARLSFSLNTKMLSPREVVEKAISFWQTNPSRVNMAQIEGFVRQIIGWREFVRAIYWNHMPNYSTTNFFNNKAPLPSYYWTGKTNMQCMAKSIQQSLELSYAHHIQRLMVTGNFALLAGVNPDDVDAWYLGIYIDALQWVELPNTRGMSQFADGGILATKPYVSSGSYINKMSNYCQNCHYDVNQRVGERACPFNSLYWHFIDTHHEQLSNNARMSLILSQWNKQDKAAKQELLEQAHCYLNQIDSL; encoded by the coding sequence ATGACCACTCAATCGTCGTTCCGACCACTCACCGAATTCAGTTTGAATCGCCGTCCTGATGATTCAATAGCAACTTTAGCCCTAGTTCTCGGTGATCAACTGAACGCCGGACATAGCTGGTTCAAAACGGTTGATAACAATCGTCTCTTTGTGCTCATGGAAGTACGCGAGGAAACCGACTACACGCAACATCACATCCAGAAAGTTGTCGGATTTTTTGCCGCGATGCGAAATTTTGCAAACGCGTTAAGCAACGCTGGGCACAAAGTTTGTTACATTGAATTAGACGATCCAAACAACCTCCAAAGCGTCACCAAGAATTTATCTTTGCTTCTCAAAATTCTTCCGAAAGCTCAACAAGTTCAGCTACAACAACCAGACGAATATCGTGTTGACCACTATTTACAAGATTGGGCTGAGCACCAGTCGGTCGAAGTGAAATGGTATGGCAGTGAGCACTTCTTAACTCAACGCAGCGTATTAAATGATTGGTTTCCAGATAAAGAGAGCTTTTTGATGGAATCGTTTTACCGACGGGTTCGTCAACAAACGGGTTATCTCATGGAAAATGATAAACCTATTGGGGGTAAATGGAATTTTGATAAAGAGAATCGCAACAAACTCGCAAATAAGCAAGATGTCCCGAGTCCGTTACTGTTTTCACATGACGTGACTGACATCGTTACAATGCTTGAGAAAAAGGAAGTTGGAACAATCGGCAGGATTGATTCGCAGCGCTTCATTTGGCCAACATCGAGGCTTGAATCGAGACAGCTACTCGACTTCTTCGTTGAAAATTTATTAGAGAACTTTGGTCGTTATCAAGATGCGATGCACACTGACCACTGGTCACTCTTTCATGCTCGTTTATCTTTTTCACTGAATACAAAAATGCTTAGTCCACGTGAAGTGGTAGAGAAAGCGATTTCGTTTTGGCAGACCAACCCATCTCGCGTGAACATGGCGCAAATTGAAGGGTTCGTACGACAAATTATTGGATGGAGAGAGTTTGTTCGAGCTATTTACTGGAACCACATGCCGAACTATTCAACCACTAATTTCTTCAACAACAAAGCGCCTCTACCCAGCTACTACTGGACAGGTAAAACAAATATGCAATGCATGGCAAAAAGCATTCAGCAATCTCTTGAATTGAGCTATGCACACCACATTCAACGTTTAATGGTGACCGGCAACTTTGCCTTGCTTGCTGGCGTCAATCCTGACGACGTAGACGCTTGGTATTTAGGAATTTATATCGACGCATTACAGTGGGTTGAATTGCCCAACACGCGCGGCATGAGCCAATTTGCTGATGGCGGCATTCTTGCAACAAAGCCATATGTATCAAGTGGCTCCTACATTAATAAAATGTCAAATTACTGCCAGAATTGTCATTACGACGTAAACCAACGCGTCGGTGAACGTGCTTGCCCTTTTAACAGTCTGTATTGGCACTTTATAGATACGCATCATGAACAGCTTAGCAATAACGCAAGAATGAGCTTAATCTTAAGCCAATGGAACAAACAAGATAAAGCAGCTAAGCAAGAGTTACTAGAGCAAGCTCATTGCTACTTAAACCAGATTGATTCGTTATAA
- a CDS encoding oxidative damage protection protein — translation MSRTVHCEYLKKEAEGLDFQLYPGELGEKIFNSISKQAWAEWQKKQTMLINEKRLNLMDPQARAFLEEQMQAFLFEGKEVDIEGYTPPAK, via the coding sequence ATGAGCCGTACCGTACATTGTGAATACCTGAAGAAAGAAGCTGAGGGTTTGGATTTCCAGCTTTACCCTGGTGAGTTGGGAGAAAAAATCTTTAATAGCATCTCAAAACAAGCTTGGGCCGAATGGCAAAAGAAACAAACTATGTTAATCAACGAGAAACGTCTGAATTTGATGGATCCACAAGCACGAGCATTTCTTGAAGAACAAATGCAAGCATTCTTATTTGAAGGTAAAGAAGTCGATATTGAAGGCTATACCCCTCCTGCTAAATAA
- a CDS encoding OmpA family protein: MKRLSMVSAAVISSLMAAPVMAFQGDEPGSIYVGPRIGVFGTDSDRRVIENNQLQSFGGGFDSVMGGLELGYQFTPEWGYRVYYDYLRGDLETSSDSSTGSAYGVDLIYNFSSNFYGAVGINSTEFSDINNRFLRVGAGYKEFLNDNWAISFEGAVQQSDGDLTEFMLMTGLRYYFGGTSESTYTKPEPAPAPAPAPAPVAPVVVDSDGDGVNDDMDKCPNTQAGFKVDADGCVMYANETVTRELVVTFALNSDEIPDSQKSDIRETAEFLKEYPQLDVVIEGHTDDTGAATYNQQLSERRAKAVGNSLVNDFGIAASRVTTEGYGESRPKYPNNSADNRAKNRRIEAVMSVTKQVPVKE, from the coding sequence ATGAAACGGTTATCAATGGTATCGGCAGCTGTCATTTCTTCATTAATGGCTGCACCAGTTATGGCATTCCAAGGCGACGAGCCGGGTAGCATTTATGTAGGCCCGCGCATTGGTGTGTTCGGCACAGATTCTGATCGTCGGGTTATCGAAAATAACCAACTGCAATCCTTTGGCGGTGGCTTTGATTCAGTGATGGGTGGTTTAGAACTTGGTTATCAATTTACTCCTGAGTGGGGATACCGAGTTTATTATGATTACTTACGTGGTGATCTAGAGACGTCGAGTGATAGCTCTACCGGCAGCGCTTATGGTGTTGATTTAATTTATAACTTCTCATCGAACTTCTATGGTGCTGTAGGTATCAACTCAACTGAGTTCAGTGACATCAACAACCGCTTCTTGCGGGTTGGTGCTGGTTATAAAGAATTCTTAAATGATAATTGGGCGATCTCATTCGAAGGTGCTGTACAACAGAGTGATGGCGACCTTACTGAATTTATGTTGATGACCGGTCTCCGCTATTACTTTGGTGGAACATCTGAATCTACCTATACGAAACCAGAACCGGCACCAGCACCAGCGCCAGCTCCGGCGCCAGTTGCACCCGTTGTTGTTGATTCAGACGGTGATGGCGTAAACGATGATATGGACAAGTGTCCAAACACCCAAGCTGGCTTCAAAGTTGATGCAGATGGCTGTGTTATGTACGCCAACGAAACGGTCACTCGTGAATTGGTTGTAACATTTGCACTGAATTCTGACGAAATTCCTGACTCGCAAAAATCAGATATTCGTGAAACAGCTGAGTTCTTAAAAGAATATCCACAGCTAGACGTGGTTATTGAAGGTCACACTGATGATACCGGCGCGGCAACATACAACCAGCAATTGTCTGAGCGTCGTGCAAAAGCTGTAGGTAATAGCTTAGTGAATGATTTCGGTATCGCTGCTTCTCGTGTAACAACAGAAGGTTACGGTGAGAGCCGTCCGAAATATCCAAACAACTCAGCAGATAATCGCGCGAAGAACCGTCGCATTGAAGCGGTAATGTCTGTAACTAAGCAGGTTCCAGTTAAAGAATAA
- a CDS encoding lipocalin family protein, with protein MNKFLIVLLTSFFVFGCSSNPTPVAPVIEKFEATKYLGKWYEIVRLPHSFEEGLERVTAEYRLNNDGTIEVTNRGYNIELGEWETAIGHAKPVGTAMYKVTFFWPFYGGYYISELQTNEAGDYSVAVITSDSYEYFWVLSRTPNVPESVLEEIMKKAQAWGYDTNLMIRVNHQAGYQ; from the coding sequence ATGAACAAATTCTTAATTGTCTTGCTAACCAGTTTTTTTGTTTTTGGGTGTAGTAGTAACCCAACGCCGGTAGCACCGGTTATTGAAAAATTTGAAGCAACTAAATACTTAGGGAAATGGTATGAAATTGTGCGCTTACCGCACAGCTTTGAGGAGGGGTTAGAGCGTGTAACCGCTGAATATCGACTCAATAACGATGGTACCATTGAAGTCACTAACCGTGGCTACAATATCGAGCTGGGCGAGTGGGAAACAGCCATTGGCCATGCTAAACCCGTCGGCACTGCAATGTACAAAGTAACGTTCTTCTGGCCGTTTTATGGTGGTTACTATATTAGTGAATTGCAAACAAATGAAGCTGGCGACTATTCAGTAGCGGTCATTACGAGCGATAGTTACGAATATTTTTGGGTGCTTTCACGAACACCAAATGTGCCAGAAAGTGTTCTTGAGGAAATAATGAAAAAAGCTCAGGCTTGGGGATATGACACCAACCTGATGATTCGGGTGAATCATCAGGCCGGATATCAATAA